The window GAGCTTGAGCGGGCGCTTTCCCGCCTTGGCCACCGCTTCGTCGAGCATCTGGATTCTCAGGGTGTTCAACGGCTCGAGACGGTAGCGTATCATTTCGATGAATAGGGTCTCCTTGGAGCCGAAGTGGTAGTTCACCGAGGCCACGTTTGCCCCAGCTCGCCTAGTGATATTCCGGATAGAAGCTCCATGGAACCCATGCTCGGCAAATTCCTTTTCGGCTGCCTCGATCAGTTTTACTTGGGTTTTGTTCATTCTGAGATTGCCAAGCGAAATCAAACGTTTGTTTTAATTGAGGCAAGGCGAAAGCGGGGCGGATCGTTTGCTATCTGTTAGCGGGAGGGCTGATTTCGATTTGTTTTCCGATTTCTTCGCAATTTTAGAATTCGACACGTGAATTGATCCGTTTCCGCGATCGAGGACCGTCGAGGGACTTGGCGCAGCAGTTGCATGGGCCGGGGCCTTTTTCAGACAACTCTCAACACTCTTCTGTTTTTCTCTCAGCCAGACTATGCCAACTAGGCCTGTTTTCACACGCCGCATCATTTCGATGCGATTTTTAGCTAAAACGGTTTCGCTCGCCGTTGCCGGTTACGGCTTGTCGGGCTGTTACACCAGCCCGGCCTCCAAGATGGACGCCTTGGAGGCGGAGGTGCCCACCGCTTGGGCTGCCGCGGTCGACTCTGACGCCGCATTCGCCCCAGAGTCGTGGGTGAACGACTTCAACGACCCTCGTTTGCAGGCGATTTTGGAGGAGGCTCTCGAGTACAACTTCGACCTTCGAATCGCGGCGGCTCGCTTGGAGGCTTCCTTGTCGAACACGCGAGCTGGGCGCAGCGAGGTTTGGCCCACCTTGAATCTGTCGGGGAGCGGTAGCGAATCGCGCCGCAATCCGAGCGCTTCCGGAACCTCCCAGACAGCGACCAACGAGTCTTATGGGCTCAGCGCCCGCCTGAATTGGGAGATCGATATTTGGGGCAAGCTTCGCAATGGGTACCGTGGTGATTTGGCAGACGCGGAAGCTGCGGTGGCGGACTACCAAGCGGCTCGTCTCTCGCTCATGGGCAGAGTGGCCCAGGCTTGGTACACGGCCGTGGAAGCTCACCAGCAGTACGAGTTGGAAAAGCGGATTTTGGACGCATTGACTCAGAGTAGCCGCATCGTGGAGGAGAATTTTTCCAGCGGTATTGCCAGGGCCCTCGACGTGCGTCTCATTCGAGCAAATTTGGCTTCCAGCCAAAGCTCGCTGGAGGGGAGGCGTCGCAGCAGGGACGCCGCGGTCACGGCTTTGGAGACGTTGCTCGGGCGCTATCCGAAGAATGAGTTGGACGTCGTATCCAAATTCCCTGACTTGAGCGAAAGCATTCCGGTAGGATTGCCCTCCGAATTGCTTTTGCGTCGTCCGGACGTTGTTTCCGCGGAGCGCAGCCTCGCGGCGGCGGAGCAACGGAAGTTCGAGACCAGCAAGGCCCGCTTGCCTAGCTTGGACCTGAGCTTGAGCCGCGGGACCAGCGTGAGCGATGTCGGAGACATTTTGGAGTTGGTGGAACAGCGGGTTTGGAACCAGTCCTTGAGCGTTGGGCAAACCTTGTTTCAAGGGGGACGGCTCAAGGCCAACTACCGCCGGGCCAAGGCCCAGCACGAGCAAGCGGTAGCGAGTTATGCGGACACTGTGCTGACCGCATTTCGGGAAGTCGAAAACGCTTTGTCTTTCGAGGAGTCTTTCACGCGGGACTATGAGGCGCTGAAGATCGCCGCCTCGGAATCCGTGGAAGCGGAAAAACTCGCCTGGGAAGAGTACTCCAGCGGATTGACCACGATCACTACCGTGCTCGATTCTATCCGGCGTTCTATCACCGCCCAGCGCTCCTTCATTCAAGTCGCCAATCGGCGGATACAAAGTCGAATCGACCTCTACCTAGCCTTAGGCGGAGGTTTTGAGGCCTAGTTGGCGCACTAGTCGCTATGCCCTCCGGTCCTAAAATTTTACGCACACACCACCTATGAGACGCATTCTTCAAGTTCTTTTGCCGGTCGGCATCTTCCTGGTTTTTGGGGTTCTTATTGCCCTGATCCTCGCAAGCAAGGAGGAGCCGCAGCAGCGTCGTTTTGCTCCTCCGAGCCCTGAAGTCGTAGTACGTACGCTCGAACGGGAAGACTTCCAAATCACGCTCCATTCGCAAGGCGCGGTTCGGGCGCGGACCCGCAGCTCCTTGATACCCGAGGTTCGCGGTCGCATCGTAAAGGTGTCGCCTAATTTCCAGGAGGGAGCGTTTTTCGAACAAGGTGAGGTTTTGCTGGAAATCGATGACCGAGATTATCTGGCGGAGCTCGCGGTTTCCAAGTCGGCCCTCGCCCAGGCCGAGCTCGAGCTGCAGCAGGAAACGGCTCGCTACGAGCAGGCTCGCCGCGATTGGGAGCGCCTGAATCCCGGGGTGAATGCTACGGAGCTTACCTTGCGCGAGCCGCAGTTGCGTCAAACGCGAGCAGCCGTGGCCTCCGCCGAGGCTCGCGTTGCGACTGCCGAGCTCAATCTTAAGCGCTCGAAAGTGACGGCTCCTTATGCCGGTCGCATTTTGACCAAGAACGTGGACGTAGGGCAGTACGTGACGACGGGCAGCCAGCTGGCGGAAATCTACGCGGTCGACTTTGCCGAGGTGCGCCTGCCGCTGACGGCTTCTCAAATCGGATTCTTGGACCTGCCAGCGATTTATCGCGGATCGAACCCTTCGATCGACAACGGTCCCAAGGTGGTGCTCAGCACGACGGTAGGAGGAGAACGTTACAGCTGGGAAGGGCGTGTGGTTCGCTCCGAAGGGGCGGTGGACGAGCGTACTCGCCAGATATTCGTGGTCGCTCAAGTCGAGAATCCGTATGGGGCCTCGGTTCCCGGTCGTCCGCCGTTAAAGGTCGGGACTTTCGTGCAAGCGGAAATTGAGGGCTCCACCTTGCGCGACGTCTTTGTGATTCCGCGCGAAGTGTATCGAGAAAACAGTTACGTGCTAGTGGTGGATGGTCAAAATAACTTGGAGCGTCGCAAAGTCACTACGGTTTGGGAGAACGATAGGAATATCGTCGTCAGAAACGGATTGAGCGATGGAGATCTGCTCTGCTTGACTGACGTTCCCTACGCATTGGAAGGGTGGGAAGTGGTCGCCAAGAACGAGGACGCCAGCAAAAACGCTCCAATGGTCGCCGGCGGGCCTGCATCTGGTAGGCAGGGAGGCGCCTCCTATCCGGATCAGGTTTTGGCAAAGCTGGGCGATAAGTTGCCAGCTGCTCTAAAGGACGAGCTCGTGGCGGTGGCCGCATCCAAGGACTTCAGCAAACTGCGTCCCTTGATGGGGAAGATTGCCTCATGGGCGGAAGCGAACGGGGAGGAGATGCCTCCTAGGCCTATGGGCGGTCAGCCACGTAGCTAGTTCGAACGAAACGAAGGGGATTGGTATGCATAAGTTAATTGAGTGGTTTACGAAAAACAGCGTCGCGGCGAATTTGCTGATGGTCGCGATTGTAGCGGTCGGCATAAATTCACTGTTGAACAAGGTGATCCTTCAGGAGTTTCCTGATTTTCCCTCTCGCAACATAACGGTGACGGTTCCTTATCCAGGATCCACGCCCCGCGAGGTGGAGCAGGCAATCATCACGCGTCT of the Pelagicoccus enzymogenes genome contains:
- a CDS encoding efflux transporter outer membrane subunit; this encodes MRFLAKTVSLAVAGYGLSGCYTSPASKMDALEAEVPTAWAAAVDSDAAFAPESWVNDFNDPRLQAILEEALEYNFDLRIAAARLEASLSNTRAGRSEVWPTLNLSGSGSESRRNPSASGTSQTATNESYGLSARLNWEIDIWGKLRNGYRGDLADAEAAVADYQAARLSLMGRVAQAWYTAVEAHQQYELEKRILDALTQSSRIVEENFSSGIARALDVRLIRANLASSQSSLEGRRRSRDAAVTALETLLGRYPKNELDVVSKFPDLSESIPVGLPSELLLRRPDVVSAERSLAAAEQRKFETSKARLPSLDLSLSRGTSVSDVGDILELVEQRVWNQSLSVGQTLFQGGRLKANYRRAKAQHEQAVASYADTVLTAFREVENALSFEESFTRDYEALKIAASESVEAEKLAWEEYSSGLTTITTVLDSIRRSITAQRSFIQVANRRIQSRIDLYLALGGGFEA
- a CDS encoding efflux RND transporter periplasmic adaptor subunit — protein: MRRILQVLLPVGIFLVFGVLIALILASKEEPQQRRFAPPSPEVVVRTLEREDFQITLHSQGAVRARTRSSLIPEVRGRIVKVSPNFQEGAFFEQGEVLLEIDDRDYLAELAVSKSALAQAELELQQETARYEQARRDWERLNPGVNATELTLREPQLRQTRAAVASAEARVATAELNLKRSKVTAPYAGRILTKNVDVGQYVTTGSQLAEIYAVDFAEVRLPLTASQIGFLDLPAIYRGSNPSIDNGPKVVLSTTVGGERYSWEGRVVRSEGAVDERTRQIFVVAQVENPYGASVPGRPPLKVGTFVQAEIEGSTLRDVFVIPREVYRENSYVLVVDGQNNLERRKVTTVWENDRNIVVRNGLSDGDLLCLTDVPYALEGWEVVAKNEDASKNAPMVAGGPASGRQGGASYPDQVLAKLGDKLPAALKDELVAVAASKDFSKLRPLMGKIASWAEANGEEMPPRPMGGQPRS